In the Cryptococcus neoformans var. neoformans JEC21 chromosome 1, complete sequence genome, one interval contains:
- a CDS encoding expressed protein produces MPDSDSDSSTDFFISKRKPNLKATTPPPIRSPSPAPSDSEEDPEGSGRKKKKRLNSRKPQSKLPEWARQTNEQRRERKRSSVARASTETRDRERSTSLFTTTAAEDGGGKKKERRRVELTPPPVISEKKNQELRELVQRMYGGGSALDLLDDDDLEPQAISPVASSPQKEEVVDIVVKMELDPVKKANAPAAAVRMYERPTTLKLRREETMFRALEVMGDKLQRAPDDIILIYEGKRVYSRDTARQLGILGGSSVEMKGYEKSYWDRLEAERLRRIENFDLDFDRSPSPQLIPQAHAEVSAASKSKSQPQSVGASQLYAGLAPLVVEPPSNPYTQNLARANSDSPAVAEDSIKLVVRGADGKEARMKVAKTVTAHTVLRFYCKKIDRPKDDANKMELVFDGETMGKDMTVGDMDCEDGDMLEVRIL; encoded by the exons ATGCCAGACTCGGACTCGGACAGCTCAACAGACTTTTTCATCTCAAAGCGCAAGCCAAATCTCAAGGCGACCA CGCCGCCTCCGATTCGTTCTCCGTCTCCCGCACCCTCAGACTCGGAAGAAGACCCCGAAGGCAGCGGgcgcaagaagaagaagcgctTAAATTCAAGAAAGCCCCAGTCAAAGCTGCCGGAATGGGCCAGGCAAACCAACgagcagagaagagagaggaagagaagcagtGTTGCACGAGCAAGTACTGAAACACGGGATCGGGAACGGAGTACTTCTTT GTTCACGACCACTGCTGCAGAGGACGGAGGtggcaaaaagaaggaaagaagaagagtagaGCTCACGCCTCCACCGGTCATatctgaaaagaagaatcaAGAACTTCGAGAACTAGTCCA GCGGATGTATGGAGGAGGGTCTGCTTTAGACTTGTTAGATGATGACGATCTCGAACCTCAAGCTATATCTCCAGTCGCATCATCACcgcaaaaggaagaagtcgTCGATATAGTCGTCAAGATGGAGTTGGACCCTGTTAAGAAAGCTAATGCACCCGCTGCCGCCGTTAGAATGTACGAACGGCCTACAACTTTGAAACTTCGCCGA GAAGAAACAATGTTCAGAGCTTTGGAAGTGATGGGCGATAAGCTCCAAAGGGCTCCCGACGATATCATCTTGATCTATGAAGGGAAACGAGTTTATTCTCGAGATACAGCACGACAACTTGGTATCCTCGGAGGATCCTCTGTGGAAATGA AGGGCTACGAAAAGTCTTACTGGGACCGACTTGAAGCCGAACGACTTAGACGGATCGAAAACTTTGACCTCGACTTTGATCGCTCACCATCCCCTCAACTTATCCCCCAAGCCCATGCTGAGGTCTCTGCGGCTTCCAAATCCAAATCTCAACCCCAATCCGTCGGCGCTTCTCAACTATACGCCGGCCTCGCACCCCTTGTCGTCGAACCTCCTTCAAATCCTTACACCCAAAATCTCGCCCGCGCCAACAGCGACTCCCCTGCAGTAGCGGAAGATTCGATCAAGCTTGTGGTCAGGGGTGCGGATGGTAAAGaggcgaggatgaaggtCGCAAAGACTGTGACAGCACACACTGTCCTCCGGTTCTACTGCAAAAAAATCGATAGACCAAAGGATGACGCGAATAAAATGGAATTGGTGTTTGATGGTGAGACGATGGGGAAGGATATGACTGTTGGCGACATGGATTGTGAGGATGGTGATATGCTTGAAGTCAGAATACTCTAA
- a CDS encoding conserved expressed protein translates to MKVLTHVSIAPDGITPYYYNAQTRESTYIRPTFPPFPLGTTPPTGSPVHGAVTPGGTGAGEEKTKKKKKEKPKDKVPIPGTGWMRITTTEGNVFYFEKENKRSEWTVPDEIKEAVTQLEEEERKKKKEKDKVEQERLEQKRIEKLKELERIRAEIDAERRKKEEAEKERKRKQGEGGEDDAPEEKKARVGDQEQVEEDVVGPEGEDDKEAWMKAVAAEFAEKDAQTKKDLEEQDEKTKKEEAEAAKKVFAVPEKVNFSVEEGRALFKALLIEKDISPFAPWDQSLPLFINDPRYVLLSSTKDRREVYEEYCREVGRAKRLKKGSSAEEKKAEPEKEYQALLDKEVTSTRTRWDDFRKKWKKDRRFYAFGRDDHQREKVFKQHLRDLGERKRAAAQKAEEDFNSSL, encoded by the exons ATGAAAGTGCTGACGCATGTAAGCATAGCCCCGGATGGCATAACGCCTTATTACTATAACGCTCAAACTCGCGAATCGACATACATCCGCCCCActttccctcccttccctctcgGGACCACTCCACCCACTGGGTCTCCAGTTCATGGCGCAGTTACCCCAGGCGGAACGGGAGCTGGTGAggaaaagacgaagaagaagaagaaggaaaagccCAAGGACAAGGTGCCGATCCCCGGTACTGGCTGGATGCGAATCACGACAACTGAAGGGAATGTGTTTTActttgaaaaggagaacaaAAGATCGGAATGGACTGTTCCAGATGAGATCAAGGAAGCTGTAACTCaactggaggaggaggagaggaagaaaaagaaggaaaaagataaaGTGGAGCAAGAGAGGCTTgagcagaagaggattgAAAAGCTGAAAGAGCTGGAGAGGATCAGGGCGGAGATAGATGctgagaggaggaagaaggaagaggcagaaaaggagagaaagaggaaacaGGGGGAGGgtggcgaagatgatgcaccggaggagaagaaggccaggGTGGGCGACCAAGAGcaagtggaggaggacgtGGTTGGCCCAGAGGGCGAAGACGACAAAGAGGCCTGGATGAAGGCTGTTGCCGCCGAGTTCGCCGAGAAGGATGCTCAAACCAAaaaggatttggaagagcaagatgaaaagactaaaaaggaagaggccgAAGCCGCAAAAAAGGTCTTTGCCGTCCCTGAAAAGGTCAACTTTTCtgtcgaagaaggacgTGCATTGTTCAAGGCTTTGCTCATTGAAAAGGACATCTCGCCGTTTGCCCCCTGGGATCAATCCCTGCCCTTATTCATCAACGATCCGCGCTACGTGCTTCTCTCATCTACGAAAGACCGACGTGAGGTGTATGAAGAGTACTGCCGTGAAGTTGGTCGGGCCAAACGCCTCAAGAAGGGTTCTTCCgcggaagagaagaaggcagagcCAGAGAAGGAATACCAAGCCTTGCTGGATAAGGAAGTGACAAGTACTAGGACGAGATGGGATGACTTtagaaaaaaatggaagaaggataggAGATTTTATGCTTTTGGCAGAGATGATCACCAGAGGGAAAAGGTATTTAAGCAGCATTTGAGAGATCTTGGCGAGC GTAAACGAGCTGCAGCGCAGAAAGCCGAAGAAGACTTCAACTCTTCTCTGTAA
- a CDS encoding conserved expressed protein, translated as MSGDPPGPPPGRPPVANVPYIPQPGAPAAPSFRPPAAPGFGFPPGPSPGMPFSVGGFPHPLLPPGWSEHRAPDGITPYYYNAQTRESTYIRPTFPPFPLGTTPPTGSPVHGAVTPGGTGAGEEKTKKKKKEKPKDKVPIPGTGWMRITTTEGNVFYFEKENKRSEWTVPDEIKEAVTQLEEEERKKKKEKDKVEQERLEQKRIEKLKELERIRAEIDAERRKKEEAEKERKRKQGEGGEDDAPEEKKARVGDQEQVEEDVVGPEGEDDKEAWMKAVAAEFAEKDAQTKKDLEEQDEKTKKEEAEAAKKVFAVPEKVNFSVEEGRALFKALLIEKDISPFAPWDQSLPLFINDPRYVLLSSTKDRREVYEEYCREVGRAKRLKKGSSAEEKKAEPEKEYQALLDKEVTSTRTRWDDFRKKWKKDRRFYAFGRDDHQREKVFKQHLRDLGERKRAAAQKAEEDFNSSL; from the exons ATGTCCGGTGATCCTCCTGGACCTCCTCCGGGAAGACCTCCAGTCGCCAATGTGCCATACATCCCTCAACCAGGTGCACCTGCTGCCCCGTCGTTCCGCCCACCTGCTGCTCCGGGATTCGGCTTTCCTCCAGGTCCATCTCCGGGGATGCCCTTCAGTGTCGGAGGGTTCCCGcatcccctccttccaccTGGATGGTCCGAACATAGAG CCCCGGATGGCATAACGCCTTATTACTATAACGCTCAAACTCGCGAATCGACATACATCCGCCCCActttccctcccttccctctcgGGACCACTCCACCCACTGGGTCTCCAGTTCATGGCGCAGTTACCCCAGGCGGAACGGGAGCTGGTGAggaaaagacgaagaagaagaagaaggaaaagccCAAGGACAAGGTGCCGATCCCCGGTACTGGCTGGATGCGAATCACGACAACTGAAGGGAATGTGTTTTActttgaaaaggagaacaaAAGATCGGAATGGACTGTTCCAGATGAGATCAAGGAAGCTGTAACTCaactggaggaggaggagaggaagaaaaagaaggaaaaagataaaGTGGAGCAAGAGAGGCTTgagcagaagaggattgAAAAGCTGAAAGAGCTGGAGAGGATCAGGGCGGAGATAGATGctgagaggaggaagaaggaagaggcagaaaaggagagaaagaggaaacaGGGGGAGGgtggcgaagatgatgcaccggaggagaagaaggccaggGTGGGCGACCAAGAGcaagtggaggaggacgtGGTTGGCCCAGAGGGCGAAGACGACAAAGAGGCCTGGATGAAGGCTGTTGCCGCCGAGTTCGCCGAGAAGGATGCTCAAACCAAaaaggatttggaagagcaagatgaaaagactaaaaaggaagaggccgAAGCCGCAAAAAAGGTCTTTGCCGTCCCTGAAAAGGTCAACTTTTCtgtcgaagaaggacgTGCATTGTTCAAGGCTTTGCTCATTGAAAAGGACATCTCGCCGTTTGCCCCCTGGGATCAATCCCTGCCCTTATTCATCAACGATCCGCGCTACGTGCTTCTCTCATCTACGAAAGACCGACGTGAGGTGTATGAAGAGTACTGCCGTGAAGTTGGTCGGGCCAAACGCCTCAAGAAGGGTTCTTCCgcggaagagaagaaggcagagcCAGAGAAGGAATACCAAGCCTTGCTGGATAAGGAAGTGACAAGTACTAGGACGAGATGGGATGACTTtagaaaaaaatggaagaaggataggAGATTTTATGCTTTTGGCAGAGATGATCACCAGAGGGAAAAGGTATTTAAGCAGCATTTGAGAGATCTTGGCGAGC GTAAACGAGCTGCAGCGCAGAAAGCCGAAGAAGACTTCAACTCTTCTCTGTAA
- a CDS encoding expressed protein produces the protein MPDSDSDSSTDFFISKRKPNLKATNSEEDPEGSGRKKKKRLNSRKPQSKLPEWARQTNEQRRERKRSSVARASTETRDRERSTSLFTTTAAEDGGGKKKERRRVELTPPPVISEKKNQELRELVQRMYGGGSALDLLDDDDLEPQAISPVASSPQKEEVVDIVVKMELDPVKKANAPAAAVRMYERPTTLKLRREETMFRALEVMGDKLQRAPDDIILIYEGKRVYSRDTARQLGILGGSSVEMKGYEKSYWDRLEAERLRRIENFDLDFDRSPSPQLIPQAHAEVSAASKSKSQPQSVGASQLYAGLAPLVVEPPSNPYTQNLARANSDSPAVAEDSIKLVVRGADGKEARMKVAKTVTAHTVLRFYCKKIDRPKDDANKMELVFDGETMGKDMTVGDMDCEDGDMLEVRIL, from the exons ATGCCAGACTCGGACTCGGACAGCTCAACAGACTTTTTCATCTCAAAGCGCAAGCCAAATCTCAAGGCGACCA ACTCGGAAGAAGACCCCGAAGGCAGCGGgcgcaagaagaagaagcgctTAAATTCAAGAAAGCCCCAGTCAAAGCTGCCGGAATGGGCCAGGCAAACCAACgagcagagaagagagaggaagagaagcagtGTTGCACGAGCAAGTACTGAAACACGGGATCGGGAACGGAGTACTTCTTT GTTCACGACCACTGCTGCAGAGGACGGAGGtggcaaaaagaaggaaagaagaagagtagaGCTCACGCCTCCACCGGTCATatctgaaaagaagaatcaAGAACTTCGAGAACTAGTCCA GCGGATGTATGGAGGAGGGTCTGCTTTAGACTTGTTAGATGATGACGATCTCGAACCTCAAGCTATATCTCCAGTCGCATCATCACcgcaaaaggaagaagtcgTCGATATAGTCGTCAAGATGGAGTTGGACCCTGTTAAGAAAGCTAATGCACCCGCTGCCGCCGTTAGAATGTACGAACGGCCTACAACTTTGAAACTTCGCCGA GAAGAAACAATGTTCAGAGCTTTGGAAGTGATGGGCGATAAGCTCCAAAGGGCTCCCGACGATATCATCTTGATCTATGAAGGGAAACGAGTTTATTCTCGAGATACAGCACGACAACTTGGTATCCTCGGAGGATCCTCTGTGGAAATGA AGGGCTACGAAAAGTCTTACTGGGACCGACTTGAAGCCGAACGACTTAGACGGATCGAAAACTTTGACCTCGACTTTGATCGCTCACCATCCCCTCAACTTATCCCCCAAGCCCATGCTGAGGTCTCTGCGGCTTCCAAATCCAAATCTCAACCCCAATCCGTCGGCGCTTCTCAACTATACGCCGGCCTCGCACCCCTTGTCGTCGAACCTCCTTCAAATCCTTACACCCAAAATCTCGCCCGCGCCAACAGCGACTCCCCTGCAGTAGCGGAAGATTCGATCAAGCTTGTGGTCAGGGGTGCGGATGGTAAAGaggcgaggatgaaggtCGCAAAGACTGTGACAGCACACACTGTCCTCCGGTTCTACTGCAAAAAAATCGATAGACCAAAGGATGACGCGAATAAAATGGAATTGGTGTTTGATGGTGAGACGATGGGGAAGGATATGACTGTTGGCGACATGGATTGTGAGGATGGTGATATGCTTGAAGTCAGAATACTCTAA